The Schistocerca gregaria isolate iqSchGreg1 chromosome 1, iqSchGreg1.2, whole genome shotgun sequence genome includes a window with the following:
- the LOC126281561 gene encoding probable N-acetyltransferase san, with protein MTRSKIELGDVTPHNIKQLKRLNQVVFPVSYNDKFYKDVLEAGELAKLAYYNDIVVGAVCCRIDTSENLRRLYIMTLGCLYHYRRLGIGTKMVEHVLNYVEKDGNFDSIFLHVQVNNEGAIEFYKKFGFEIVETKERYYKRIEPADAHVLQKTLRPQSREDK; from the exons ATGACCCG GTCCAAAATAGAACTCGGTGATGTCACACCACACAATATAAAACAACTGAAGCGCCTTAATCAAGTTGTCTTCCCAGTGTCATATAATGACAAGTTTTATAAGGATGTCTTGGAAGCAGGAGAACTGGCGAAATTAG CATATTACAACGACATCGTTGTGGGTGCTGTGTGCTGCAGAATTGATACATCAGAGAATTTGCGCCGTCTGTATATTATGACACTGGGTTGTCTTTATCACTATCGCCGGCTAGGAATTGGTACGAAAATGGTGGAACATGTACTGAACTATGTCGAAAAGGACGGAAATTTTGACAGCATTTTCTT gcATGTACAAGTAAACAACGAGGGTGCCATAGAGTTCTATAAGAAATTTGGCTTCGAGATTGTTGAAACGAAAGAGCGATACTATAAACGGATAGAACCTGCTGATGCTCATGTTTTACAAAAGACACTTAGACCCCAATCACGAGAAGACAAGTGA